The following proteins are co-located in the Candidatus Neomarinimicrobiota bacterium genome:
- a CDS encoding cupin domain-containing protein, translated as MKYVFATTNLKRYRFPTHRNDLVMDRSEADVSEVFLVVLEPGQAPPLHKHDDTEQVFYILEGEGTLTIGAEKVGYPVGPGDVARIPVSTYHSIRAAGKQGLRYLAVDCFVGPRPADEPTWDDHVKVLCREQGWDYEEVVE; from the coding sequence ATGAAATACGTATTCGCAACGACCAACCTCAAACGCTACCGGTTTCCGACGCACCGCAATGACCTGGTCATGGACCGGAGCGAGGCGGACGTGTCGGAAGTTTTCCTGGTGGTGCTCGAGCCGGGACAGGCCCCTCCGCTCCATAAACACGACGATACCGAACAGGTTTTCTATATCCTGGAGGGCGAAGGCACCTTGACCATCGGAGCCGAAAAGGTCGGTTATCCCGTCGGGCCCGGCGACGTAGCAAGGATTCCCGTGTCCACCTATCACTCCATCCGGGCCGCCGGGAAACAGGGGCTGCGCTACCTGGCCGTGGACTGCTTCGTCGGTCCGCGTCCCGCCGATGAACCGACCTGGGACGATCACGTCAAGGTGCTTTGCCGGGAGCAGGGCTGGGACTACGAGGAGGTAGTCGAGTAA